The sequence TCAGCATGCGCTACAACCAACGAACGATCTAGGGCTGGGTCCGAGACGTAAACCCATTCCTCATCGACCAAGTCGTTTTGCCATGACTCGGAAACGAGGTTCGACACGCCATTCGAACGAACCACGAAATCTGACGTGGCATCGAAGCTACCTCCCGGCGCTCCCTCGTAGAGGAACCAATAGCTTCGCGGCGCTTTGAGCATGGTCATTTTCGCGAAGCGGCCGTAGATTTCCCAAATTGCCTCCCAGTCGCCATCATCAGACATCGTTCTAAGCGTTGTCTTCAGCGGTCCCGAGATTTCCACTACACTGGTTGAATCCGTCGAGCCAGGATGGAAATTATCCTCGGGATAGATCATGTTGGGAATGCCACGATAGTTACCGCTCGCTTGTCCTGTCGGATGGTAGTCAATCCAGTCGTTGCCTTCAATATCTTCCCAACTTGAGAAGCCTCCACCCAGTGGGTGGTAGAATAGCTCGCCGGTGAGGTTCGTGATTCTGTAGGAGTCCTGGCCTTCGTCAGGAACGCCCTCCATCAACGCTACTTGAGGATCGAATGCCAAAGGCGAAACGGAAGCAGACGACTGAGTAAAGTAGAGGAAAAAGTAGCGTATCGTTCCCGAAGGCGTCGCGCCCTCAAGCGGGAAAATCACTCGTCCGCGAGCATTTGCAAGCGGATCGTAGCTCTCAGTTGGGTCAAACTGAACAGGTACGCTCGCATCCAAGACAGTACCAACTTCATCAACTTCTACGATGCGCAAAGCATCTGACTTGATAGAAGCCTGTACGCCTTGAGCGGCTAGCAATGCAGTAAAATCAACCTCAAGGTCGACCACAGCATCGCCGCGATCGAACTGATTCGGATCTACAGCAACCAAGGTCCGGTAAGCCCAGCTCGTATTCCACCAGTTCTCCATTGCCGGTCCTCCCGTCCCATTGACGGCGGAAGATTCCGACGACTCGTTGCCATTGCCATCGACTGCAACCACGGAATAAGCGTAGCTCGCCCCCTCGCTCACCTCTGTATCCAAAAAATAGAGACTTTCAGTTTCGCCCAGCAGGACACCGCCTCGGTAAACGAGGTATTTCTCAACCTCCTGGTTGTCGGTAGAGGCGCTCCACTCGACAAGCAGCGACGGTCCGACCACCGCTTCGACTGTCACATTCGCAGGACGAGTAGGCGCTTCCAAGTCTACAGCTACCGTACCCTGATTCTCGTAAATCCATAACTTGTCGTTGTCCCAACCTATCGAGACAATATCGAGGTCTCCATCGAGGTCTAGGTCGTAGAACTTCGTTCCGCCGTGGTGATCGATTCCCGCGCCGCCCGTGTCTATGGTGTGCATCAACCAGCTTGAACCGAAACCTACGTTCTCGAAAATGAGGGCGCGAGTAGCTCCCCTGTGCTCCCCGAGCACGACATCAATGTCCCCATCGAAATCCACGTCGGCAGCATCCATACTGTATCCACCGAAAACGTCAGCTTCGATGACGTGAACCGTCCAGTCCTGGGTTGGATCCTCTGGGCATTCCAACCAAAGCAGAGGCGCTGCATCACCGGGAAAATCGGATAGCCCGACATAGGCATCCAAATCGCCATCGCCATCAATGTCGACCAAGTCGTTCCGATCCGGCGTTCCATAGCTTGCGGGAAAATCAGCGATCACGAACTGCGTCCATGACGTGCCGTTGCCCTCGTTACGCAACCACGCGTTCCCTTGGAAGATGTCCAGATCGCCATCGCCATCGATGTCGCCGGCGCTCATGTCTTCCCCTAGCGAGTTGCTGCTAAGGACCGACTTTTGCCAGGTCTGGCTGGCAATGCTGTTTGTCGGAACCGTAAAGGCGTCGACGTTCGTGCCGCCCGCTTCGCCACCATTCCACTGCATCACAACCTGATAGGTTTCTCCGCCATCGAAAGAGGCGCCCAGCGAACCCTGAAAAATCACGCTTCCCTCCCCGTTCGCCACATTGCTCAGGTAACTGAAATTTCCCTCTCCGTCGTTTCGCGACCAGCCCATGCCCTCTCCACGGGGACGCCCGTTGCTACCGAAAACATCCAAGTCGCCATCATTGTCGAAATCATGCAGCCAAGCAGCGTTTCTTAAGTCAGGACCGATCGTTTTTCGCACCCAAGCGCCCCCTATGCTGCCCGGATTCTGGAACCACCAACCGCCTGTGACGATGTCCAAGTCTCCGTCATCGTCGAGATCTCCAGCGTGGACATCCAAGGCCTGCCAAGACAAGCCACCATCGATCAGGTGACGCTGCCACTCGTTCAAAGTGTGAACGAACTTCGGCCCCTCGTTGATAAAGATGTCGTACCTCGGAGCCCCATGATTGAAGGGCTTGGAAATGATGTCCCAGTCCCCGTCGCCATCGACATCAGCTAGCTTCGATTCGTGGTTGGCGATTCCCTTGCTCAGAACCTCGAACTCGAAACCGCCCGCGCCATCGCCCCAAGCGATCCAAGCTGTCGCGTTGACGCCATGACCTGGGTCACCCATTTCCGCCGTGAAGAAATCCAGATTCCCATCTCCGTCGATGTCTCCCACTTGCAGCGTATGCCCGTGGACGATTTCTTCCATCAACTCCGTCTTCACCCATTGCTGTCCAATGAACTGGTAGAAGTTGAGTGGTCCATTGGCGTCACCCGCACCGATAAGGACTTCGGGACGGCCACCGGGCACGAACTGTCCGCTCACGATTCGCGTTGAGGCCCCGGGATAGCTCGAGTCGATCGTATTCTTCCGATAATTGTTGCCACTGACATGCTCGATCCAGCTCTGGGCTGCGAGGATATCGACTTTGCCATCCCGATTAATGTCGTCGATGAAGATGCCTTCGCCTTCCAAAGCGATTGTTGCTACGCGGGGCCAAGGAGAGGTGTTTCGATTCGACGGAATCTCATAAATCTCTAATCGCTGCTCCATGTTGACCCAAGTCACGAACTCCAATTGGTTGTCTCCATCGAAGTCACCAAACGCTTGGTCGTGCCCTTGCCGTCCGCCAGACTTGACCAAGCGGCGCGTCCAACGACCGGATACAGCGCCGCCCGGACCTGGGTTTTCCCACCACCAAACGTCACCGCCGCGCCAATCCTGGCCAAGAGCCAAGTCAAGGTCGCCATCACCATCTATATCCGCGACGGCTCCGCCCGCTTCAATCTCTAGTTGATCGTTGTCCACAACACTGCGAACCCAGCCCGACTCAGTGTTTCTATAAAGGTAGAGCGATGGGGCGGCACGCCGGTCAGCGATGAAAAAGTCGTCGTCGCCATCACCGTCCACGTCGCCCACGATACAAGCGGTTTGGTGGTCGGCGCCCGGAGCTGCAGGCAGATCACCCGAAGTCGTTGATAATCTCGTCCACTCCAAACGAGGTGGAGCGCCCTCGACTGAGTTGCTAAGCGATAGCGCAAGAAAAGCAGCTGCAAAGAGGACAGGGATTCTAGCGCTGGTTCGGGTACTCATATCAAATTCCATAACAAGGTTCGTTGGTTGGCTCTGATTCCTGGTAAGAGGCCGCAGCATCCCATGCTGCGCCTCCATTTTCTGAGAAGCATGGGACTAAACGCATCGGTCTTCTCAAATTCGGTGTCATAAATAAGCTGATACAAAAGTTTGGATGGACAGCAGGTGGATCGTCCTATCAATTACGAAGTCGATATGAGCGAACAATGTCCTGCCTGCCAATCTGGAGATCATCGCGATTTCCTTTCCTTGCCTAGCATGCCAGTCTCCATCGGCGTGCAATGGCCTGACATCGAAACCGCGCGCTCTTGCGGGCGCGGCGACCTACAACTCGCGTACTGCAACTCATGCGGCTTCATATGGAATCGCTCCTTCGACGAAAGTCGGCTTGAGTATTCGCAAAAGTATGACAACTCGCTCGACTTCTCTCCCGTATTTCAATCTTACGCAGAGGGATTGGCAGACCGGCTCATCGAAACCTATTCGATTCGCGGAAAAAGAGTCGTGGAATTGGGCTGCGGCAAGGGACACTTCCTGTCCTTGCTTTGCGAACGCGGCGAAAACACCGGGATCGGCTTCGATCCCAGCTACGAAGGGGAACGGGTTGATAGCGCAGTCGCCGAACGTATCGAGTACGTCCAGGACTTCTACGGGGAGAAGTATACCGACCATCCGGGCGACCTCGTCTGCTGCCGACACGTGCTCGAACACATCAAAAACCCATTCGACTTCCTGGCCTCGGTTCGGAAAACTGTCGGAGGCAACACGGACACGATCGTTTACTTCGAAGTCCCCAATGTAAGGCTTATACTCGAACGCCTCTCGGTCTGGGATATCATATACGAACACTGCAACTACTTCAGTCGCGAATCTCTCGTAAACCTTTTCGGAAGCGCAGGTTTCGAAGTTCTCCGAATCGAAGAAACCTACGAAAAGCAGTTTCTCAGCATCGACTGTCGCCTCTCTTCCGAAGGCGCTAGCTCCCAAGCTACGCCAGAACCACTGAATGACCTTTCGGGGCTGGTCGATCGGTTCTCTACGGAGATGAAGGAGCGTATCGGTTCTTGGCATGCGCGCTTGGAGGAATTCGAGAAGGCTGGCAAAAAGGTGGCTATCTGGGGAGCGGGGGCAAAGACGGTTGGCTTCGTGAACATGCTTCAAATCGGGGACCGAATCCCCATCGCGGTCGACATCAACCCACACAAGCAGGGTCTGCATCTCGCGGGCATGGGGCAAAAGATCGTATCCCCAGTTCAACTACAAAGCGAAAAGCCCGACGTGGTGATCGTCATGAACCCTATCTACTCGGGGGAAATAAAATCCCAGCTCGATTCGATGGGGCTCACTCCTGAAATCATCGAGGCCTAAACAGCTTTTTTACATCACACTCGAAGAGCTAGACTGGTAGGATAACTGGGCTCAAGCCCATGCCTGCCAACTGCTCGCTTACCTCCTTTTCGTAAACGGGGTTCATTAGTATAACGCAGTCGGGCTTTTCCACTCGAAGCGTTTCGGGGTCCCGCACTTCATGGCCCGTACCTGGTATGAACTTTCCATGCTTGTGCGGATTGATATCTACCACGAAGTCGATCTGGTCCTTCAGACCCAAGGTGGTTAGGAAGGAAACCGCTTTCGATCCACCTCCCCATACCACGGTCCGCTTGCCTTCAGCCTTGAAGGCGTCGACTTTTGAAATCCAGTCACTCCTTAGTTTTTGGAATTTCTCTTTGAAGCGCTTGACCTCGGCAGTGACCGT comes from Pelagicoccus enzymogenes and encodes:
- a CDS encoding class I SAM-dependent methyltransferase, with the protein product MPVSIGVQWPDIETARSCGRGDLQLAYCNSCGFIWNRSFDESRLEYSQKYDNSLDFSPVFQSYAEGLADRLIETYSIRGKRVVELGCGKGHFLSLLCERGENTGIGFDPSYEGERVDSAVAERIEYVQDFYGEKYTDHPGDLVCCRHVLEHIKNPFDFLASVRKTVGGNTDTIVYFEVPNVRLILERLSVWDIIYEHCNYFSRESLVNLFGSAGFEVLRIEETYEKQFLSIDCRLSSEGASSQATPEPLNDLSGLVDRFSTEMKERIGSWHARLEEFEKAGKKVAIWGAGAKTVGFVNMLQIGDRIPIAVDINPHKQGLHLAGMGQKIVSPVQLQSEKPDVVIVMNPIYSGEIKSQLDSMGLTPEIIEA